The following are encoded together in the Babesia microti strain RI chromosome II, complete genome genome:
- a CDS encoding large subunit ribosomal protein L44e (overlaps_old_locusTagID:BBM_II03040), whose translation MVNVPKTRNTLCCGKCKKHQLHKVSQYKKGKDRISALGKRRYDMKQAGFGGQTKPIFHKKAKTTKKVVLKLECLTCKKKRFMTLKRCKSFELGGDKKNKNSGY comes from the exons ATGGTTAACGTGCCCAAGACACGCAACACATTGTGTTGCGGCAAATGTAAGAAGCACCAGCTTCACAAAGTATCACAGTACAAAAAGGGAAAGGACAGAATTAGTGCCTTGGGTAAACGCCGTTACGATATGAAACAAGCTGGTTTCGGTGGTCAAACCAAGCCAATCTTTCACAAGAAGGCCAAAACCACTAAGAAAGTGGTGCTGAAGCTT gaatGCTTGACTTGCAAGAAGAAGCGTTTTATGACTCTTAAGAGATGCAAGTCTTTTGAATTGGGTGGAGATAAGAAGAACAAGAACTCGGGCTATTAA